A single window of Archangium gephyra DNA harbors:
- a CDS encoding PHP-associated domain-containing protein gives MLIDLHAHSYLSKGCDLDPRAVLDRAALFGLDGVAFTETNTQDGCDELFELGAKSKVKVFVGLELVTDRGQYLCFFPKPERAPEPVQMWGSNREKPWSAAECLPKVRSLGAAIVAARPYDRDSPNPAMDYVRTLGGVLCAVEGYNARVKQTSNDLAVEAAETLKLPCTGGSDARGSLDEVGYGATFFKKPVQTQEQLVAALLAGDFYPVMAGELPRLTRPGEAQASRSGGKRRGGGGGGGGGGGRRRRG, from the coding sequence ATGCTCATCGATCTGCACGCGCATTCCTACCTGTCGAAGGGTTGCGACCTGGATCCGCGCGCGGTCCTGGATCGTGCCGCGCTGTTCGGTCTGGACGGCGTGGCCTTCACCGAGACCAACACCCAGGACGGCTGCGACGAGCTCTTCGAGCTCGGCGCGAAGTCCAAGGTGAAGGTCTTCGTCGGCCTCGAGCTCGTCACCGACCGGGGCCAGTACCTGTGCTTCTTCCCGAAGCCGGAGCGTGCCCCCGAGCCGGTGCAGATGTGGGGCAGCAATCGCGAGAAGCCCTGGAGCGCCGCCGAGTGCCTGCCCAAGGTGCGCTCGCTCGGCGCCGCCATCGTGGCCGCCCGGCCGTATGACCGGGACTCGCCCAACCCCGCCATGGACTACGTCCGCACGCTTGGCGGCGTGCTGTGCGCCGTGGAGGGCTACAACGCCCGCGTGAAGCAGACGTCCAACGACCTCGCCGTGGAGGCCGCCGAGACGCTCAAGCTGCCGTGCACCGGGGGCAGTGACGCCCGGGGCTCGCTCGACGAGGTGGGCTATGGCGCCACCTTCTTCAAGAAGCCCGTGCAGACGCAGGAGCAGCTCGTGGCCGCGCTGTTGGCCGGGGACTTCTACCCCGTCATGGCCGGCGAGCTGCCCCGGCTCACCCGCCCGGGCGAGGCCCAGGCCTCCCGCAGCGGTGGCAAGCGCCGCGGCGGAGGTGGGGGCGGGGGTGGCGGGGGTGGGCGCCGTCGTCGCGGCTGA
- a CDS encoding TlpA family protein disulfide reductase: protein MRRAALAVGCALVLALAGCRTVPEEPGRGSGPSPYLRALALPSVGPTPLDWNQLPGRVVMVSFFATWCFPCLAELPTLEALQKEHGPQGFQVVLVGLDLDGAKMLEPFAHQYALNFPVLVSDEPMQKGRSAFGLIPSLPATFLLDKEGQVAGAWQGMAGHSDMSRAVEKLLRR, encoded by the coding sequence ATGAGGCGCGCGGCCCTGGCGGTGGGATGCGCCCTGGTGCTGGCGCTGGCCGGGTGCCGCACGGTGCCCGAGGAGCCCGGGAGGGGCTCGGGGCCCTCGCCGTACCTGCGGGCGCTGGCGCTGCCCTCGGTGGGACCCACGCCCCTGGACTGGAACCAGCTGCCCGGGCGCGTGGTGATGGTGTCCTTCTTCGCCACCTGGTGCTTCCCGTGTCTGGCGGAGCTGCCCACGCTGGAGGCCCTCCAGAAGGAGCATGGCCCCCAGGGCTTCCAGGTGGTGCTGGTGGGGCTGGATCTCGACGGCGCCAAGATGCTGGAGCCCTTCGCCCACCAGTACGCGCTCAACTTCCCCGTGCTGGTGTCCGACGAGCCCATGCAGAAGGGCCGCAGCGCCTTCGGGCTCATCCCCTCGCTGCCCGCCACCTTCCTGCTGGACAAGGAGGGCCAGGTGGCCGGTGCGTGGCAGGGCATGGCCGGCCACTCGGACATGTCCCGGGCCGTGGAAAAACTCCTGCGGCGCTGA
- a CDS encoding Imm21 family immunity protein: MTGESLRWIASAGGPLVLLPKDLQPRWQGTCGVPSDYEVACGVEGYVGVIEMAGGQVLVLGDEPLQTAVFSLSGRPCLVRWVYAPSPGVAESFITAMVPIHLRGPLESVAIHVDSSPLVLMDAGAHGEHPGDTLELELEPGSYRVHVYEFAPARDMKFLVHAFEQHSGK, encoded by the coding sequence GTGACGGGTGAATCCTTGCGGTGGATTGCTTCTGCAGGAGGTCCTTTGGTTCTGCTCCCCAAGGACCTGCAACCGCGATGGCAGGGGACGTGCGGAGTTCCCTCCGACTATGAGGTGGCCTGTGGTGTCGAGGGATACGTGGGGGTCATCGAAATGGCGGGGGGCCAGGTTCTCGTGCTTGGCGACGAACCTCTCCAGACCGCGGTCTTCAGTCTGAGCGGAAGGCCTTGTCTGGTGCGCTGGGTCTACGCGCCCTCGCCCGGTGTTGCGGAATCCTTCATTACGGCCATGGTGCCCATCCACTTGCGCGGTCCCCTGGAATCCGTCGCCATCCATGTCGACAGTTCTCCGTTGGTTCTCATGGATGCTGGCGCCCATGGCGAACACCCCGGTGACACCCTCGAACTGGAACTGGAGCCCGGCTCCTACCGTGTTCACGTTTATGAGTTCGCGCCTGCTCGGGACATGAAGTTCCTGGTGCATGCGTTTGAGCAGCACTCGGGCAAGTGA
- a CDS encoding FmdB family zinc ribbon protein, whose amino-acid sequence MPIYEYACKSCAKTIDVLQKVSDPTPETCSACGAQGSLSKVVSRSSFVLKGGGWYSDLYSSTKKDGSSSSGGSSSSASSSTSSPASTSGSSDSGSSSASSSSTASTPAAAAGSKS is encoded by the coding sequence ATGCCCATCTACGAGTACGCCTGTAAGTCCTGTGCGAAGACGATCGATGTCCTGCAGAAGGTGAGCGACCCGACGCCCGAGACCTGCTCCGCCTGTGGAGCCCAGGGTTCACTGAGCAAGGTCGTCAGCCGCTCCAGCTTCGTCCTCAAGGGCGGTGGCTGGTATTCGGACCTCTACAGCTCCACCAAGAAGGACGGGAGCAGCTCCAGCGGCGGCTCGTCCTCCAGCGCTTCCTCCAGCACCAGCAGCCCGGCGAGCACCAGCGGCTCGTCGGACTCGGGGTCGAGCAGCGCCAGCTCCAGCAGCACCGCGAGCACCCCGGCGGCGGCGGCCGGAAGCAAGAGCTGA
- a CDS encoding alpha-1,4-glucan--maltose-1-phosphate maltosyltransferase, with protein MSERIGSTVIENVRPQLDAGRWPVKRVEGESLTVKADIFKEGHDVLVAVVRWRQSAPKEQVTEWAEVPMVAKGNDLWEAEFPLARNGRYEFTVEAWPDLFATWVTEIKRKVDVGRDVRSELLEGGAMLRAHAERAQKAGSPEEARRLTEAAALFDKGMSPNAIAAAMDPGLTLTASKYVDRSLATRYDRVLEVFVDRERAQFSSWYEFFPRSTPRDGRTHGTFKDAEKWLPYVQSLGFDVIYLPPIHPIGRTARKGKNNSLTAGPEDVGSPWAIGAAEGGHKAVHPKLGTLEDFRHFVKAANALGIEIALDIAYQCSPDHPYVKEHPEWFLHRPDGTIKTAENPPKRYEDIVNFDWMGPGRATLWPELKSVVMHWVEQGVRIFRVDNPHTKPLPFWAWLIREVHSVRPDVVFLSEAFTRPKVMKALAKLGFQQSYTYFTWRNFKQEMEEYLTELTSPPVADFMRGNLWPNTPDILPEFLQRSGPGGFRLRAAMAATLSSTWGMYCGYELCEGTPVKPGKEEYLDSEKYELKAWDLDRPGNIRGYISRLNAIRREHRAFQLYSNLRFHPSDNEQVMFYLKRTPDGSSQVLVAVSFDPYHAQESVLHVPLRELGIQPDETYQVHELMTDERSLWQGPTAHVRLTPEQPAAIWAVYRFRRSEQAFDYYE; from the coding sequence ATGAGCGAAAGAATCGGAAGCACGGTCATCGAGAACGTCCGCCCCCAGCTGGACGCCGGACGGTGGCCCGTGAAGCGCGTCGAGGGCGAGTCCCTCACGGTCAAGGCCGACATCTTCAAGGAGGGTCACGACGTCCTGGTGGCCGTGGTGCGCTGGAGGCAATCCGCGCCCAAGGAGCAGGTGACCGAGTGGGCCGAGGTGCCCATGGTCGCCAAGGGCAACGACCTGTGGGAAGCCGAGTTCCCCCTGGCCCGCAACGGCCGCTACGAGTTCACCGTCGAGGCCTGGCCGGATCTCTTCGCCACCTGGGTCACGGAGATCAAACGCAAGGTGGACGTGGGCCGTGACGTGCGCAGCGAGCTCCTCGAGGGCGGCGCCATGCTCCGCGCCCACGCCGAGCGCGCCCAGAAGGCTGGCAGCCCCGAGGAAGCCAGGCGCCTCACCGAGGCCGCCGCCCTCTTCGACAAGGGCATGAGCCCCAACGCCATCGCCGCGGCCATGGATCCGGGGCTCACCCTGACGGCCTCCAAGTACGTGGACCGCTCCCTCGCCACCCGGTACGACCGTGTGCTCGAGGTCTTCGTGGACCGCGAGCGGGCCCAGTTCAGCTCCTGGTACGAGTTCTTCCCGCGCTCCACGCCCCGCGATGGCCGCACGCACGGCACCTTCAAGGACGCCGAGAAGTGGCTCCCCTATGTGCAGTCGCTGGGCTTCGACGTCATCTACCTGCCGCCCATCCACCCCATCGGCCGCACGGCGCGCAAGGGCAAGAACAACAGCCTCACCGCGGGCCCCGAGGACGTGGGCAGCCCCTGGGCCATCGGCGCCGCCGAGGGCGGCCACAAGGCCGTGCACCCGAAGCTCGGCACGCTCGAGGACTTCCGGCACTTCGTCAAAGCGGCCAACGCGCTGGGGATCGAAATCGCCCTGGACATCGCCTACCAGTGCTCGCCGGACCACCCCTACGTGAAGGAACACCCCGAGTGGTTCCTCCACCGGCCCGACGGCACCATCAAGACGGCCGAGAACCCGCCCAAGCGCTACGAGGACATCGTCAACTTCGACTGGATGGGCCCCGGGCGCGCCACGCTCTGGCCCGAGCTCAAGTCGGTGGTGATGCACTGGGTGGAGCAGGGCGTGCGCATCTTCCGCGTGGACAACCCGCACACCAAGCCCCTGCCCTTCTGGGCCTGGCTCATCCGCGAGGTCCACTCCGTCCGGCCCGATGTCGTCTTCCTCTCCGAGGCCTTCACCCGCCCCAAGGTGATGAAGGCCCTGGCCAAGCTGGGCTTCCAGCAGTCGTACACCTACTTCACTTGGCGCAACTTCAAGCAGGAGATGGAGGAGTACCTCACGGAGCTCACCTCGCCGCCCGTGGCCGATTTCATGCGCGGCAACCTCTGGCCCAACACGCCGGACATCCTCCCCGAGTTCCTCCAGCGCAGCGGGCCCGGTGGCTTCCGTCTGCGCGCCGCCATGGCCGCCACGCTCTCCAGCACCTGGGGCATGTACTGCGGCTACGAGCTGTGTGAGGGCACTCCCGTCAAGCCGGGCAAGGAGGAGTACCTCGACTCGGAGAAGTACGAGCTCAAGGCGTGGGACCTGGACCGGCCGGGCAACATCCGCGGCTACATCTCCCGGCTCAACGCCATCCGCCGCGAGCACCGCGCCTTCCAACTCTACTCCAACCTGCGCTTCCACCCCTCGGACAACGAGCAGGTGATGTTCTACCTGAAGCGCACCCCGGACGGCTCCAGCCAGGTGCTCGTGGCGGTGAGCTTCGATCCCTACCATGCCCAGGAGTCCGTCCTGCACGTGCCGTTGCGGGAGCTGGGAATCCAACCGGACGAGACGTATCAGGTCCACGAGCTGATGACGGACGAGCGGAGCCTGTGGCAGGGGCCCACCGCGCACGTGCGTCTCACGCCCGAGCAGCCCGCGGCCATCTGGGCCGTGTACCGCTTCCGACGCAGCGAACAGGCGTTCGACTACTACGAATGA
- a CDS encoding Fur family transcriptional regulator: MDEVLQRYMAQHGLKSTRQRSLIIDTFFSVGGHLSVEELWNRVRQQDTRVSVATVYRTMKLLNECGLAHARNFGDGQTRYEAAAGRHHHDHLICTHCGTIVEFEDDRIEHMQEAVARKHGFTVTSHKMELYGLCRNCQRQGVAKSEA; encoded by the coding sequence ATGGACGAGGTGCTCCAGCGGTACATGGCGCAGCACGGGCTGAAGAGCACGCGCCAGCGCAGCCTCATCATCGACACCTTCTTCTCCGTGGGCGGCCACCTGTCCGTGGAGGAGCTGTGGAACCGGGTGCGCCAGCAGGACACCCGGGTGTCGGTGGCCACGGTGTACCGGACGATGAAGCTGCTCAACGAGTGCGGCCTGGCCCACGCGCGCAACTTCGGCGACGGGCAGACGCGCTACGAGGCGGCCGCCGGCCGTCACCACCATGATCACCTCATCTGCACCCACTGCGGCACCATCGTCGAGTTCGAGGATGACCGCATCGAGCACATGCAGGAGGCGGTGGCGCGCAAGCACGGCTTCACGGTGACGTCGCACAAGATGGAGCTGTACGGGCTGTGCCGGAACTGTCAGCGGCAGGGCGTGGCCAAGAGCGAGGCATGA
- the treS gene encoding maltose alpha-D-glucosyltransferase: MTRTDPLWYKKAVIYELHIRAFYDSNADGHGDIPGLIEKLPYLQDLGVTCLWILPHYPSPLKDDGYDIADFYAVHPDYGTLADFQRLVDEAHKRDIRIISELVVNHTSDQHAWFQESRRDPKSPKRDYYVWSDTDEKYRGTRIIFTDTERSNWTWDPVAKQYFWHRFFSHQPDLNYDNPEVQEAMLDVMRFWLNMGVDGFRCDAVPYLFEREGTNCENLPETHAFLKKLRKTLDAEYGGDKMLLAEANQWPADVRVYFGDGDEFHMGFHFPVMPRLFMAVRREDRTPIVEILQQTPDIPETCQWAIFLRNHDELTLEMVTDEDRDYMYREYATDPRMRINLGIRRRLAPLMDNGRRRIELMHSLLFTLPGTPVMYYGDEIGMGDNIYLGDRNGVRTPMQWTSDRNAGFSRADYARLYAPIIADPVYGYQSINVEAQERTRSSMLNWMKRLLRVRQRYPAFAMGKLRWVNHDNRKVLAFTREYEGQTILIICNLSRFAQPAVLDMREWEGQVPVELIGETPFPRISGMPYQLTLGPYMFLWFRLEKLAPGRGMP; encoded by the coding sequence ATGACCCGGACGGATCCGCTCTGGTACAAGAAGGCAGTCATCTACGAACTGCACATCCGCGCGTTCTATGATTCGAACGCGGATGGGCACGGGGACATCCCCGGTCTCATCGAGAAGCTCCCGTACCTGCAGGACCTGGGCGTCACCTGCCTGTGGATCCTGCCCCACTACCCCTCGCCCCTGAAGGACGACGGCTACGACATCGCGGACTTCTACGCGGTGCACCCGGACTACGGCACGCTCGCGGACTTCCAGCGCCTGGTGGACGAGGCCCACAAGCGCGACATCCGCATCATCAGTGAGCTCGTCGTCAACCACACGAGCGATCAGCACGCGTGGTTCCAGGAGTCGCGCAGGGATCCCAAGAGCCCCAAGCGCGACTACTACGTCTGGAGCGACACGGACGAGAAGTACCGGGGCACCCGCATCATCTTCACCGACACCGAGCGCTCGAACTGGACGTGGGATCCAGTGGCCAAGCAGTACTTCTGGCACCGCTTCTTCAGCCACCAGCCGGACCTCAACTACGACAACCCCGAGGTCCAGGAGGCCATGCTGGATGTCATGCGCTTCTGGCTGAACATGGGCGTGGATGGCTTCCGCTGCGACGCCGTGCCCTACCTCTTCGAGCGCGAGGGCACCAACTGCGAGAACCTCCCCGAGACGCACGCCTTCCTCAAGAAGCTGCGCAAGACGCTCGACGCGGAGTACGGCGGGGACAAGATGCTGCTGGCCGAGGCCAACCAGTGGCCCGCCGACGTGCGCGTCTACTTCGGTGACGGCGACGAGTTCCACATGGGCTTCCACTTCCCCGTGATGCCCCGCCTCTTCATGGCGGTGCGCCGCGAGGACCGCACGCCCATCGTGGAGATCCTCCAGCAGACCCCGGACATCCCCGAGACGTGCCAGTGGGCCATCTTCCTGCGCAACCACGACGAGCTGACGCTCGAGATGGTGACGGACGAGGACCGCGACTACATGTACCGGGAGTACGCCACCGACCCGCGCATGCGCATCAACCTCGGCATCCGGCGCCGGCTCGCCCCGCTCATGGACAACGGGCGGCGGCGGATCGAGCTGATGCACAGCCTGCTGTTCACCCTGCCCGGCACTCCCGTCATGTACTACGGGGATGAGATCGGCATGGGGGACAACATCTACCTGGGCGATCGCAACGGCGTGCGCACCCCCATGCAGTGGACGAGCGACCGCAACGCGGGCTTCTCCCGGGCCGACTACGCGCGCCTGTACGCCCCCATCATCGCGGACCCCGTCTACGGCTATCAGTCCATCAACGTGGAGGCCCAGGAGCGCACCCGCTCGTCCATGCTCAACTGGATGAAGCGGCTGTTGCGCGTGCGCCAGCGCTACCCCGCCTTCGCCATGGGCAAGCTGCGCTGGGTCAACCACGACAACCGCAAGGTGCTCGCCTTCACCCGCGAGTACGAGGGGCAGACGATCCTCATCATCTGCAACCTCTCGCGCTTCGCCCAGCCGGCGGTGCTCGACATGCGCGAGTGGGAGGGCCAGGTGCCCGTGGAGCTCATCGGAGAGACGCCCTTCCCGCGCATCTCCGGCATGCCGTACCAGCTCACGCTCGGCCCCTACATGTTCCTGTGGTTCCGCCTCGAGAAGCTCGCGCCAGGGAGAGGAATGCCGTGA
- the glgB gene encoding 1,4-alpha-glucan branching protein GlgB produces MKKPMDRQQVDAELQQVVELRHPEPHRVLGIHPDGDAIVVRAFRPDAVAIHVLPEFGGRIPMTHRLGGVFEARINGKTEHFNYLIEVEYPGNKKFTLRDPYSFLPTLGDIDLHLVGEGRHEDVWKRMGAHPIHHSGISGVAFAVWAPTAAGVSVVGDFNSWDGRLHAMRRMGASGIWELFIPEAAEGTRYKFEIRPGHGGARLLKSDPYAFRTEVPPATASVVHDLNHFQWTDEKWMTGRAGKNVDHEPWSVYEVHLASWRRVVEDGDRSLTYREMATALADYVKQMGFTHVELMPVSEHPFGGSWGYQVGNYYAPTARFGHPDDFRYLVNYLHEQGIGVLLDWVPGHFPRDAHALGQFDGTALYEHADPRQGTQPDWGTYVFNFGRNEVRNFLIANALFWLEEYHIDGLRVDAVASMLYLDYSRKHGEWVPNRWGGRENEEAISFLRELNDTVRRKFPGAVMIAEESTAWPKVSQPTHEGGLGFHFKWNMGWMHDTLTYYSKDPIYRQHHHNQLTFGLLYAFSEHFMLPLSHDEVVHGKGSLFGKMPGDNWQKRANLRALLAWMWAHPGKKLLFMGGEFGQPAEWNNDRSLDWHLLGDPGHGGIRAMMADLNKLYRSHPALYDADSEPFGFQWLQPDAAAANVFAFVRRSRHPGGHVVCIANLSPVPREGYRVGFPRHGSYVELMNTDASDYGGSGIGNMGRIHTEQFGWDGQEASATLTLPPLSVVWFTPG; encoded by the coding sequence GTGAAGAAGCCGATGGATCGGCAGCAGGTGGATGCGGAGCTGCAGCAGGTGGTGGAGCTGAGGCACCCCGAGCCGCACCGCGTGCTGGGCATCCACCCGGATGGGGACGCGATCGTGGTCCGGGCCTTCCGCCCGGACGCCGTCGCCATCCACGTCCTGCCGGAGTTCGGTGGGCGGATTCCCATGACGCACCGGCTGGGGGGCGTCTTCGAGGCCCGGATCAACGGCAAGACGGAGCACTTCAACTACCTCATCGAGGTGGAGTACCCGGGCAACAAGAAGTTCACCCTGAGGGACCCCTACAGCTTCCTGCCCACGCTGGGTGACATCGACTTGCACCTCGTGGGCGAGGGCCGGCACGAGGACGTGTGGAAGCGCATGGGGGCCCACCCCATCCACCACAGCGGCATCAGCGGCGTGGCCTTCGCGGTGTGGGCGCCCACGGCCGCGGGCGTGTCCGTGGTGGGTGACTTCAACAGCTGGGATGGACGGCTGCACGCCATGCGGCGCATGGGCGCCTCGGGCATCTGGGAGCTCTTCATCCCCGAGGCCGCCGAGGGCACGCGCTACAAGTTCGAGATCCGCCCGGGCCACGGCGGCGCGCGCCTGCTGAAGTCGGACCCGTACGCCTTCCGCACCGAGGTGCCTCCGGCCACGGCCTCGGTGGTGCACGACCTGAACCACTTCCAGTGGACGGACGAGAAGTGGATGACGGGGCGCGCCGGGAAGAACGTGGACCACGAGCCGTGGAGCGTCTACGAGGTGCACCTGGCCTCGTGGCGGCGCGTGGTGGAGGACGGCGATCGCTCCCTCACCTACCGGGAGATGGCCACCGCGCTCGCCGACTACGTGAAGCAGATGGGCTTCACCCACGTGGAGCTGATGCCCGTCTCGGAGCACCCCTTCGGCGGCTCCTGGGGCTACCAGGTGGGCAACTACTACGCCCCCACCGCGCGCTTCGGCCACCCGGATGACTTCCGCTACCTCGTCAACTACCTGCACGAGCAGGGCATTGGCGTGCTGCTGGACTGGGTGCCCGGACACTTCCCCCGGGATGCGCACGCGCTCGGCCAGTTCGACGGCACCGCCCTCTACGAGCACGCGGACCCGCGCCAGGGCACGCAGCCGGACTGGGGCACCTACGTCTTCAACTTCGGCCGCAACGAGGTGCGCAACTTCCTCATCGCCAACGCGCTCTTCTGGCTCGAGGAGTACCACATCGACGGCCTGCGCGTGGACGCGGTGGCCTCCATGCTGTACCTCGACTACAGCCGCAAGCATGGCGAGTGGGTGCCCAACCGCTGGGGCGGCCGCGAGAACGAGGAGGCCATCTCCTTCCTGCGCGAGCTCAACGACACCGTGCGCCGCAAGTTCCCCGGCGCGGTGATGATCGCCGAGGAGTCCACCGCGTGGCCCAAGGTGAGCCAGCCCACCCACGAGGGCGGACTCGGCTTCCACTTCAAGTGGAACATGGGCTGGATGCACGACACGCTGACGTACTACTCGAAGGATCCCATCTACCGTCAGCACCACCACAACCAGCTCACCTTCGGCCTGCTGTACGCCTTCAGCGAGCACTTCATGCTGCCGCTGAGCCATGACGAGGTGGTGCACGGCAAGGGCTCGCTCTTCGGGAAGATGCCGGGAGACAACTGGCAGAAGCGCGCCAACCTCCGGGCGCTGCTGGCGTGGATGTGGGCGCACCCGGGCAAGAAGCTGCTCTTCATGGGCGGCGAGTTCGGCCAGCCCGCCGAGTGGAACAATGACCGGAGCCTGGACTGGCACCTGCTCGGGGATCCGGGCCACGGGGGCATCCGCGCGATGATGGCGGACCTGAACAAGCTCTACCGGAGCCACCCGGCGCTGTACGACGCGGACAGCGAGCCGTTCGGCTTCCAGTGGCTGCAACCGGACGCGGCGGCGGCCAACGTGTTCGCCTTCGTGCGGCGCTCGCGCCACCCGGGAGGCCACGTGGTGTGCATCGCCAACCTGTCGCCCGTGCCCCGCGAGGGCTACCGCGTCGGCTTCCCCCGGCACGGCAGCTACGTGGAGCTGATGAACACGGATGCCAGCGACTACGGCGGCTCCGGCATCGGCAACATGGGCCGCATCCACACCGAGCAGTTCGGGTGGGACGGCCAGGAGGCCTCGGCCACGCTGACGCTGCCTCCCCTCTCCGTGGTGTGGTTTACCCCGGGGTAG
- a CDS encoding maltokinase N-terminal cap-like domain-containing protein yields the protein MTTPIDLTKLPDYLRNQRWFAGKAWPIKAVSVVDHARVELPGGRDFTLAVVEVTYELGHPDRYLLPVESKGEGVQDALDDVEVLRGLFSLIREKRSLPSASGSLQGEWLDTPEGLMALPSPLPVRRLQVEQSNTSVVVAEKVIFKVIRKLEAGLNPEYEVGRFLATKTSFRATPTLLGALQSEGPAGATLAVVHRYIPNVTDGWRYTLDNFRRGPRLTDTFLGELRGLGQRLGELHHAFASSTDDPAFSPEPIHAEDMQRWSASIVGEMGVTLNEASRQFPDLEGRRESLIGHATQLAHVPPSGQKIRIHGDLHLGQVLRTEGDWLLFDFEGEPGRSFAQRREKYSALRDVAGMLRSFDYAEATVGLEGQAAGDRVGPARKAFLEGYRAATRGAAFLPKDDASFNSMLDAFELEKMLYEVRYELQNRPDWVRIPVQALMRMEVRK from the coding sequence GTGACCACGCCCATCGACCTGACCAAACTGCCGGACTACCTCCGCAACCAGCGCTGGTTCGCCGGCAAGGCCTGGCCCATCAAGGCCGTGTCCGTGGTGGACCATGCCCGCGTGGAGCTGCCCGGCGGACGCGACTTCACCCTCGCCGTGGTGGAGGTCACCTACGAGCTGGGCCACCCCGACCGCTACCTGCTTCCCGTGGAGAGCAAGGGCGAGGGCGTCCAGGACGCGCTCGACGACGTGGAGGTGCTGCGCGGCCTCTTCAGCCTCATCCGCGAGAAGCGCTCCCTCCCCAGTGCCTCGGGCTCGTTGCAGGGCGAGTGGCTCGACACCCCCGAGGGCTTGATGGCCCTGCCCTCGCCCCTGCCCGTGCGCCGGCTCCAGGTGGAGCAGAGCAACACCTCGGTGGTGGTCGCCGAGAAGGTCATCTTCAAGGTCATCCGCAAGCTGGAGGCCGGCCTCAACCCCGAGTACGAGGTGGGCCGCTTCCTCGCCACCAAGACGTCCTTCCGGGCCACGCCCACCCTGCTGGGCGCGCTCCAGTCCGAGGGTCCCGCGGGCGCCACCCTCGCCGTGGTCCACCGCTACATCCCCAACGTCACCGACGGCTGGCGCTACACGCTCGACAACTTCCGCCGCGGGCCCCGCCTCACCGACACCTTCCTCGGCGAGCTGCGCGGGCTGGGCCAGCGGCTGGGCGAGCTGCACCATGCGTTCGCCTCCAGCACCGATGATCCGGCCTTCTCCCCGGAGCCCATCCACGCCGAGGACATGCAGCGCTGGAGCGCCTCCATCGTGGGGGAGATGGGCGTCACCCTCAACGAGGCCTCCCGCCAGTTCCCCGACCTGGAGGGCCGCCGCGAGAGCCTCATCGGCCACGCCACCCAGCTCGCGCACGTGCCTCCCTCGGGGCAGAAGATCCGCATCCATGGGGATCTGCACCTCGGCCAGGTGCTGCGCACCGAGGGCGACTGGCTCCTCTTCGACTTCGAGGGAGAGCCGGGACGCAGCTTCGCCCAGCGGCGGGAGAAGTACTCCGCCCTGCGGGATGTCGCGGGAATGTTGCGCTCCTTCGACTACGCGGAGGCGACCGTGGGGCTGGAGGGCCAGGCCGCGGGAGATCGCGTGGGGCCGGCGCGCAAGGCCTTCCTCGAGGGCTACCGCGCCGCCACACGCGGGGCGGCCTTCCTGCCCAAGGACGATGCGTCCTTCAATTCGATGCTTGACGCCTTCGAGCTGGAGAAGATGCTCTACGAAGTGCGCTACGAGTTGCAGAACCGGCCGGACTGGGTGCGCATCCCCGTCCAGGCACTCATGAGGATGGAGGTTCGCAAGTGA